CCTTGTCCCCGTCAGAGGGGTCATGAGGGCCTCACTGCGGTGAGATCCATGTGAAGGCACTATCATTGAGGGGGATACTGGCGTGAACACCGGTCCAGGCCCGACATATGGACTTGGCAGCTCGACAGCTTGCAGGTATTTTTCGTCCCACTTCGGTATGTGTCGCGTGTAGAAGAACCAACGACGGAATTCCCATTGCCTCCTCCGACGGAAGCGCATGATGTTCTTGTGGCGAAGGCGTGAATATGTCGGGTATGCGCCCCACCAGGTCCACATTAATAGCATGGTACCGGAAGCATACAAGTAGTCACGATACATAACGCTAATTGCCCCAAACAAAAAGTCGGCGCTGCACTCGAATGGGTTCTTATTCTGTCTGGCGATATCCTCCATCAGCTTCTTCTCGTGAGCCTCATACTTACTATCATCCGCCGTGCGCACCCCTATCTGAGAGACTACCATTCTCACTATGAAGCTGATTTGCAACAGTTGTTTCcccaatttctttttgttgtttttgttgttgttgctgcctcTGTGCCTCTATTATATTTCACTCACTTTCTCGGTGACAACAAAACTATTTGCATTTAACGCAACGGTTTGCGTCGGCAAGCACTAACCAACCTCCTCGTGTCACCCCGCCTTGGAATCGAAGAGAGCGGAACAGAAGTTAAGGCATTTCTCATCCTTGAAGATTAACAGTGCAGGCATCGGACTCCGGGTTCAGGGTGGAGGAGCGTTGCAACGTACGTGTGCCCGTAAATGtacaggaaaataaaaccgaaaaaaataataataataagagttGTGATTCAACAACTTCGGCGACGTGAAAGCGCGTTCCAGGCGAGTAAACAGTGATAGCCCTCGTCCTCGCTTTCTCTTAGTCTCGCAACCTTACTACCCCCTGCTGCAACTTTCTAGCCTCCCGGCTTGAAAAGGGGctagagagggaaaataagcCTTAGGAAGTAGTGCATACCGACAGAATAATTGCACGCCAGTACAGTACCATGTGACACAAGTAGGAAAATACGCGAGTAGTGGGCTCCGGCTCAGCAAGTTGTGCGTAGCCACGAAGACACATCTTTGGGCAAGAGTACAAAGCTGAACAGATGATACGGGAAAACTTGCATTAAATGCTACACAGGCAGCCCGAGTCTCGTGTTTTGTCGCTCCCCTTTCCTACAGTCCTTTTGATTCTTTGTCCATCATAACCACCGGTTGCAGCACTAAGAGTTTGTTAGTTTCTCCAACCCGACCATTCACAAACATCTCCTCAACGATAAAATGAACCTTCTCCAAGTTAAACATAACATCGAGCTCACACACATTCCCAAAGTACTTATCTAATGTCTCCACGAGAAGTTGAATGAACTCGTAAATCGCCAGTTCCCCTCCTTGTGTCTGCTCCTCAAACGTGTCAGTGTCGAAACCGTTTGCGGGGACTAAACTAAAAGATTTGCCGTTCACTTCCTCACGAAGCGCCTTACGGTTGTTTAATCCAAcgatgaagaaaagagacgCGTAACGCCGATAAACGAGTTTGTAGTGAAGATGATCAAGGAAATTACAATCCGTGTCTCGTCGTTGCAAACACTTTCGCACAACTTCTCCCTCCAACGCAGTACGCTCAACTATGGGCATAAAAGTGCTATACTGCGCTAACCGGGTTTGGCCCTGTCTGTTCACGAGAAATATGAACTCAATTGTCGTCATACAAATGAAGTTgaccttcacttcactttttttttcccgctTCGCCACGCCGTGTTGCGGATATTTGCGGGTCTggtgaggtggaggaggagggggggggggatggaaataaaataaaaaataaaaacaacaacagaaaagtgaagaagagagaaatggTGAGAATGGAAGGCGTAGAAGGAATTGTGCAGAAACGGGATGACAAAATAGATGGGACCCTCATGAGCGTATAATACATTTATTTGTTGATAGATACAGAGGATTCCGCTTTCAACAAAGGCTCCGTTCCATAAACAACAAAGCGAATCCTAAcatgatttgttttttttttaatttggcAGTCATATCTTCGCCGTAAAaatatagaagaaaaaaaagagattgcGAGGCCCGTGCGAGAGTAAAGGATAGCACTAGCGACATTAagatcaaaagaaaaagaaacacaacatcacaaaacaaaacaaaagaatttaACTTTTATcataaaaattcaaaaaaaagcaaaattagtgataatagcaataacaCCAGTAATAACAGTAGAGAAGTTGTTGAAtagtaataaagaaaaaaaaaaggaaaacaatcaaaagaacaccacataaaaaaaacaaaaggaaaggaagggggaaaaaaaggacaaacaaacaaacaaacagaaacaactcttttctttggtttgctttattactgttactgttatcgttattattaattccttcgttttctttcatcATCATGCCTTCAGTTTGCCCGTTGCTTAGTAATTATTTATGGTTATAATGAtagttgcagcagcagttgccgAAGCAACAAGTGCGGTCGAAGCAAATAacagagaaaacgaaaaaggaaaaggaagaataggatgaataaaataggcaggaaaaaaaaaaaagaggaaagaaatgcaGAGAGGAAAAACGAGAGAATAAAAGacaagaataaaacaaaaatagctTTCGAAAAAAGTAGCATTTCGTTGGACACACATTAACGGACTTATTAATTAATATGTACCACACCGTaagatttttttcccctttttaaaaaaaagatttcaCCTCTCCCTCCTCTCATATTTCCTCtgtttacttttgttgtttgtttttgatttcGATGCCTTCTTATCCTTTCTTCCGTTGTAGTGAACATatgaatttctttttttttttcttcaaatgtTAATTTATAACTTCAAATATGAACATTAAAATATTtatgcatttttgctttttttttgtcattgtgGGCGTTCACTTTTCACTGATGCCATTAGCAGTAcgatcacttttttttttcctccacttgACTTAACTTGTCGTTTTGATTTTTAACTATTTAtttgaaattttttttaaaaaaaggaggggaaaaaacattgCCTGTtgctcctctccctttttttttttttttgggggggggcgtATGTTCCTCGCACAGAACCATTTTGTGcatttataataattataattacaataataataataataaaaccaGGGGAGCATATCgcaaggaggaaaagtgAGTGAGGGACAAGACTGGGAGAAGCATCAAAACTAAAACTAAAActaaaactaaaacaaaaacaaaaaaaaacagttaaataaaataaaatcaagtGACAATTtatgaaaagaacaaagaaaaaaactttaaTAGTGAATTGAATTGAAAAGCAACTTAACCCATCAATCGACAACAGAGTGTgggtacttttttttaaaaaaaaaagaaaaaaaagaaaaaagaaactgaactaaagagaagggggaaaaaaatttaaaaagaacgaaaagacaggaacacacatacacatacacatacatttataaatttataaatatataaatgtgtatggagatttttttcttttaaaaaaaaagagggggaagtagaaaggaagagagaaagaggagcAAACTAACTAACTGACTG
The genomic region above belongs to Trypanosoma brucei brucei TREU927 chromosome 10, whole genome shotgun sequence and contains:
- a CDS encoding adaptin complex 4 subunit, putative (similar to Adapter-related protein complex 4 sigma 1 subunit (Sigma subunit of AP-4) (AP-4 adapter complex sigma subunit) (Swiss-Prot:Q9Y587) (Homo sapiens)), which gives rise to MTTIEFIFLVNRQGQTRLAQYSTFMPIVERTALEGEVVRKCLQRRDTDCNFLDHLHYKLVYRRYASLFFIVGLNNRKALREEVNGKSFSLVPANGFDTDTFEEQTQGGELAIYEFIQLLVETLDKYFGNVCELDVMFNLEKVHFIVEEMFVNGRVGETNKLLVLQPVVMMDKESKGL